The DNA region CAGAGTTTATCAGTGtcattttttcattgttgtatttctctcaatttctttttgatagagtagttttctgagtataaaaTTAATCTTACCATTgtagaaagttttgaaaatatgGGAACATGTTAAAGAAGCAACTATATATTACTCATAATTCCTTCACCTAGAAGTATCAGCTATAaagttttgacatttttttctattagccTTTCCATGTCTTacacatagttttaaaattaattttatgttcaTAGACAACTATATTATAGGCATTTCCTCAATGTCAATAAAAATTCATGGAAAATATCAATTATTTCATGGTATGATGGATTAAAATTTACTTTAGTATTCCTGTCCTATTGGGTATTTAGCCTGGCTGCTCATTTTGATGCTACAGAAAACATCATACTCAGCCTTATGTGTGTAAATCTTTAACCAAGTCTCAAATAATTTTCTTAGAGTTGGTTTTTAGAAGTGAAATTATTAAGCTGAGCTGTAGGAGAATTTTAAAGTTCTTGATACATTTTGTGAAATTGCTTTCTGGTGTATGAGAGTGTGGATTTCTTAGTTCTCTCACTTGGGATAGTcagattaaaagaataaaaataatgctgccAATTTTATATAAGTCCttcctcaccaaaaaaaagaacatcacactgttttaatttgcatattttttattactagctctctccttccctctgcttctcttgttgctccTAACTGTTATTATTGAAATCTCTGCCCTACTTTCCTTTGAAGACGTGTGTTGTGAttgtaggaattttaaaaaaatatttatttatttggctaagccgggtcttagttgtggcacacaggatcttcacttatggcatgcgggatctttagttatggcatgtgggatctttagttgcggcatgtgggatctagttccctgatcagggattgaacctgggccccctgcactgggagcatggagtcttaaccaccggaccaccagaaAAGTCCCCCCGTACGAATTTTTTTataaatctcagtggtttaaggcaaaacactgaaaaaaaaagaagaggaatgaaaagaagaatATCTTTTGGGCAGCATGCTGCCATAATTAAGTTCTCTCACTCACACTAGGTCTTTCTTTGTATGGTTGGGTTCTGAGTTCCTTTCTAACACTTCTGAGTAGCAGAGGCAAGGGTAAACACCCTCCTTTCAGTGAGTTCTGCTTGACCCTGAAGCAGTTGTTTAGCAAGTGGATTATGGAACCACAGACGGATTGCTTCTTCCAAACAACGCCTCTTGCTAAACCAAGAGTGCGGTGAGCGGGGGGAAGGGaggcaattaaataaattattctacaTCCTCCTGTGAGGATGGCATATATTGTTACACTATGTAGTGGACAAACATTTAATGATATGAAGAAATTATTACAGTCATTACAAAACTACACATCCAATAGTAtccttattttatatacataagtGGGGTAAGTGCTAAAATATTAACAGAGGTTCCTCTGAGCGGTGGGATTAGATATGATCTTTttgttcttattccttttttctgcattttccaaatgtGATTCTGTCCCCAAGAAGGGAAAAAGTGTGGTATTTCCCCGCCAGTCTGACTTGGGGCCTGACCCTTCCCCGGTAGAGTCACTCGCTCTGGGCATAATGATCAATGCAAAGCACAGAGCTCCCCAGGCGGGTGGCCCGTGAGTTGGCCCTGAAGGAGCAAGATGGGCAACTCTGCTGAAGCATCAGCAGGAAAACTGACATCTTCTTGGGGCTTAGAGAGGGGGTGGTGAGAgtaggggcaggggagagggggaaggaggaactTTACCCTTCCTCGGCCGCTTCTTCCTTCTGCCACCACCTTAGCACTCCCTGGGCCAAGCAGGAAGCAAGACCtgtgagatgacagagaaaaaggaaatgctgAATTGTGGTTTCCTGAGACACAAGGAATAGACTGTCCACTTTCTGCATAGGCTTGTATTTAAATATCTGCCCTTTCAGACCAGCAACTTGGATTTACTTCACTCTTCTTGGAATACGTGTGAAAAACACCAGAAATGCTCAAAAATGGGCATGATAGAAGGCACCTGTCAGGCTGCAGGTATTCTCCAAGGGAATGAAGAGTAACCTGTCAGCAATGAAATGTCGTGGTATTTCTGTGTACATAAACTATGTATCTAGACGTTCTGGTGTGTGAATGCATCAGTAGGCAAAGAGGTTGATATGTATTGACCCAATGCCTCTATAAccatagttatttttaatcagtttcccCAAAgtttcaacattcattcattcattcattcaataaccgGCTCAAATCCAGttccacctccaccaccagtACACCCTTAAGCAAGTCATAGAACTTTTCCCAAACTGTTTTTCTCTGTTATGCTGATAACCAGGGGCTTCCTGCAGGAAcacacagggtctggcacacagtTGGTTCTCACAATGGGCAGCTGCTGTTAATATTGTTGTTGTTCACTCAGGACCAGGCATGCCCCCAATTTCCTGACTGCTCACAGCGCCCCTCCCACACACCTCTGGAGCTCTTGATACCATCCAGGGGTGCGTCTGCTGAAGTGAACTGTGCATGAATCCATGTCTTCCAGATGCCGGAGGCCCCACTTACATGTATGAGTTCCAGTATCGCCCAAGCTTCTCATCAGAGATGAAACCCAAGACGGTGATAGGGGACCACGGGGATGAGCTCTTCTCGGTCTTCGGGGCTCCATTTTTGAAAGGTGATGGCCCTTTGGTGACTACAGACTTGGAGTTAGGAGATCTGGGTTCAAGTCTTGGTttggtggccttgggcaagttcctccTTCTCTCCAGGTCTTAGTCTCCTGAATTCACCATAACAGTGTTGAAGGACAGAGTCCCAACCTTTCTCTTGCTCTAATGTGCATGGTGGAGAATGTGTATCCTTGCGCCCTCATCCATGGTCACTCTAAGAATCCAGACCTGGGCATCAGTAAGACAGGAGGTGGGTCACCTGCAGGGCCCTGCTCAGGGCTAGAATGCCACCACTCACTTCGCACTCACAAGAGCATATCAGAATGTACGTGAGAGTAAGGTTAGAATTGCTCTTAACCTTGAATCAGGACTAATATGTGTCTGTCTGTCcaaccatctatctatctatctaaaactcatatcttttaaaattaaatatgtttaggATTATACTATTTTAAAGAATACCTCTCACAGATGTCTCTCATGTCTTAACCCTCAGCAGTTACAGACAACTTGTGTGTGACACAACCCAGGGCTGTTCATGACACCCAGTGCCTCTGGGCACTTTCTGGATGGATGACTATTTGGGGACCTTGCAGCTtggttatttttcagattctatgaaaatgtgtgtgtgtgaaggagatTGAGAAGAGACCCAAAGGAGAGCATCCTGGGAGGTGGGGTTACTGTAGCAGAAACCCTGGGGTGTGGCCCTGCGACCCTGAGGCtgcaggggcaggagggtgggCACAGAAGACCAAGGCAGCCAGTTCATGGATTGACTACAGCCCTTCACTGAGCCCGACCTAGGTCAGTAACTGTCAAGCCTAAAGTGCACTTGAATTACCCAAGATCTTCTTAAAATGCAGGtttgactcagtaggtctggaatAAGGGCTCCgtttctgaatttctaacaagttctcaagggctgctgctgcccctgaaccacactttgagtagcaatgGCTTTGTCTCCTCCCCACAGATGGTGCCTCAGAAGAGGAGACCAATCTCAGCAAGATGGTGATGAAATTTTGGGCCAACTTTGCTCGGAACGGGTGAGCTGGTGGCAAAGACGGAGCAGGGTTGGGAAGGGGCAGGGCGTGTCTGCTGGGTGGGAGGAGCTTCCAATGTGTGAAGGTCAAACTCCCCGCCCTGTGACCTCTGACGTGAGAGCTCCCTCAGTGGACAGGCTGCCCAGGAGATGGTCAGCCTCCTGTCTCTGGAGGCATATGAGCCTTTGGCAGAGATGAAGCCAGGGGGTCCCTGACAATCTCTGAGGGTTGTTGGGACCACACAGTAGCTTTGGGGAATTTCTATGTGATTCTGTTCCCAGGAATCCCAACGGGGAGGGGCTTCCCCATTGGCCAGTATATGACCAGAAAGAAGGGTACCTTCAGATTGGCGTCACCACCCAGGCAGCCGAGAAGCTGAAAGACAAGGAAGTGGCTTTCTGGAATGAGCTCCTGCCCAAGGAGGCGACAAAGCAGCCACCCCAGTTAAAACATGCTGAGCTGTGAACGGGAGGCTCAGCTGGCCTTGGGGGCTTGTGGGAACCCAGACAGGGGTATTCTGTAGAAGGTGTTTGTGGGCCAAAGAGGCATCTTATTGTGGAGGCTGGGAAATTATCTGATGGGAGTAGCAGAGGTCAGGGAGGGggagtttctgtttctgtggcctcaattttggaaataaatgttcttttggAGACCAAGTCAGTGTCTTTGTCTTGGGCTGGAATTAAGTCATCCTCATTAGCGAGAGAAGGATGAGAGAGGGCACCACTGGCAGGAAGGTGTCTCGGGCAGCTCTGGCTTGGCCTCTGGACAGGAAGAGTCCAGTaggctgggccctgggaggggctgaAGGGGACACTGCATCTGCTCTATGTCTCTGGCCGTCAACAGCTGCAGTAAGTGGATGTGAAGGAACCAGAGTGCAGTGTCCCTCTCCTCCATGTGCAGCCGCCTGTAGACGTGGAGGGGGCACAGACCGAGGATGTACCTGGAGTGGGAAAGAGGGGGACTTGCCATGGTGACACTGTGGCACTGTTGTGTGGCCCTTACTGACCCTCCCACAGGTCTACAATTCTTTCTTCAACTTACACAGTAtcctcccaggcccctccctgaGGCCGTCTCTTCCAACAATTCCTCTGAACCCTGTCTGCAGCCTGGACCACATCAGGTCCAAGCAGTGACCACCTTGAAGTGAGTCCCTGAAGTGTCACCTGAAAACTGACTCTTTCAGAATCCCTGGGGTGACTTCTGGTTCCTGGGATATAGAAAGCTCTAAGGAATGCCAATCCCAccttaacagaaagaaaaaagtggattATCCTCAAAATCATGACTTTCTCTGACTCATTCAAAGAGGTTGCAAGGCAAACAATTACCCTGAAATCTCGGGGAAGACGGGCACTTTGGAGGAAAGATGGGAAGTGAACACTGGCTTACCGTCTGGCCACAGGTAGAAGATGGAATCACCATATGTGTGAGTACAATTACTCTAAAAATTCGAATCAAAGGCTAAAGGCCAAATGTGGGCGAGTATGAGAGTATGAAATCCTAAAAACCACACACCCACAGGGAATTTACACTTGTTACAGGCCCTTCTCCATGGACCTCTATCAGGGACCCGTGAGAAATACTGGGAACAGGTAGTAAGACGAGAGAAAACCTGCCTCAAGGGTGCATGCTTCAAGCTCTGCTCAGGCACTTctcccttaaaaaataaaatccccaaaCCACTGAAGAAAGGTCAGCAAACCCACTTCCCTTGGGGCCCAGGGAAAGACCTATTGTggctgaggaaaaggaaaattttagaaCTTTATATACCTATACAAAAttttgggcttctctggtggcacagtgtttaagaatccacctgccagtgcaggagacaagggttcgagccctggtccaggaatatcccacatgctgcggagcaactaagcccgtgtgccacaactactgagcccacaagctgcAGCTACTGAAGGCCAAGTGCCTAGCGGCCGtgctcctcaactagagaagccaccacagtgagaagcccgagcaccacaacgaagagtagcccccgctcgccgcaactaaagaaagcccgcgtgcagcaacaaagacccaatgcagtcaaaaataaataaataaaaataaataaatttattttaaaaaggaaaagaaaatgttaagtaaaatattagTGCAGGTGACAGCAGAAATGGTGGGCATCCTCCTGCAACTTTTTGAAGGACAGGGACAGTCTTGATCCTGGCTTTATATCTCAAGTGCCAACTCCTATTTTCTGGGAAAGATGATAACCCTCTCTGGGAATTGGCACACGCTCACATGATTGATGAGGACGACACGGGACACACAGCTATTCACAACAGCACTATCTTATTGGTTTGTAAGTAGGAAAATATCGCCGAAAATATGACtgataataataaagtaatagctaatattttggttacttactgtgtgccaggcttaCAACTAATATTGTTGCATCTATTAAATTCttaaatccttttaaattctGACATCCTAATTTGTTGCATAGATAAATTCGTAAATAACCAGGCGCTATTTTTTTGCCCTTTAGAGCAGAGGagactgagccacagagaggttaTGTCCCATGGCTATATGTGGCACAGATGGGACTGGCCCTCCTGCAGGCTGACTGCAGTCCCCCGCCCAACCGGACACCATGTCATGCCATGAAAGGTGAGGACACTGAACACCTGGCCCAGAGGCAGCAGTGGGAAAGCACTGAGCAGCTGGCAGTCAGAACCCTCTGCACAGCTCTgtgacctctctgggcttcagcctcccacctctgcagccAGGAGCACAGCTGGACTGTCTCCGAAGACCCTTGCGGCCCTGAAAAAGGAGAGGCCGGATTCAGCCTCCAGTGATGTCATAACCGGCACCATGTGGCCGGGAGGTGAGACAGCTGTAGTGTAGGTTTAGTCCTTTGAGTCtaggctgtgtgcccttgggtaagttgcttaacctctctggaatTGGCACCGTCGCTCCAGACCATGCAGGTTCACTGAGTGTGTCCAAATGCTGTGGCGGTGACTCGTTCCATGGGGCTTGTTGGAGGAGATCCCCACGCCCTCTGGCACTGGATAAGCAAGGTTCCTATCCATCTCTGCCCTCTCCATGGGCTTGCTTGCAAAGCAGGGAGCCTTTCTCCAGGAGCTTGTTGGGAGCTAAAGGATTCTCCGTGCACAGATGTCAGTGTGGAGATAGCGATCATAAAGGACACCGTTCGGGAAGCCCGAGCTAGGAGCCAGGCCACTGTCTCGCTTATTCCCCCTCTTGGAAATTAATCTTTTCTATAGAAAGGAGGAAATGACATCTCAGAGAGTTATCAGTGACTTGCCAGGTCAGGAAGTGGCACGGTGGCTGTGAACCCGGGTGCCTGACACCAGCACCCACGCACGCAGCACGGGCCGGCTCCCGAAATGCCCTCTTCACACAGGGCACCTGTGGCCGATCTTGGTCCTGACTTCTGAGCCTcttgtctcctctttctcttgGGAGTGCCCATCAAATAGGAATTCCCGCCCCAGACCGCCAGGGGGCCCAGCACCTGAAATATATCACCTGTTCCCTCAGCACACACGTCTTGCTAATAAACACCACCAGGCCCTCCGCACTGCAGCACCACCATCACTCTGCAGCGGAACACGTGAAGTCCTCCTTCTGAAACCAAGTCTCCGGGAAACGGCTGGGAAATGCCCACCAAACAAATCCAAATCACTTTCGGGGTGTCAGGTAGCCAACGGGCTGGATTTTGAGGGAAGGGAAGATGTCAGGCTGATCTAGGGAGGCACTGGCGAAGATGCAGGGCCAAGCCCCTGCAGGGAGCTGTCAGGGGTGGCGAGTGTCCTGTCCGTAGCCCTGGGCGAGCCAAGACCGATGTTGCgtgtggggaggcagggggcagagCTGCTCCAGGCGTGTGTGGTCCACACAGTGGGGCATGTGTGAAGTGTTCCCGGGACTCCAGCACACACTTCAATGTATGTGCAGCATATGCGAGCCTCTAATTTTCAGAATTGCTCCTCCACGTGTTAAGGTGATTTTACGTGTTGAAGGGAAAAATGGGTTTCCCGTATCGtgtccttttacattttttcttagcGATTCTTTTTACTGACCAGGGTGAAAACTGTGGCAGAAAATACAAATAGGTCTTTCCAGGGTGTGTTAGACGCAAGCCCCGTGTAGAAGTCAAACAAGAGGGGTGTGGGATTCCATCCCCTCTGGGTGCTTTTCCAGGCTCTCATCACCGAGGACTGAGTTTGGCAGGGGCccccagagaaggaaaatgagaaacgGACCACTTGCTCTGCAATCCATACTCCTAAGGGGAATAGAGGGAGTGCGTCCTCTGTGTGTCCGATGCCCTGTGTCTTCTGGGCGAGGCTTTCATTTGGAgctgagaaactgaagctcacatTAACCTAAGCGGCTAAGAcgctccgtgtgtgtgtgtgtgtgtgtgtgtgtgtgtgttttcgggggtggggggggggggggggggggtactcTTTGGTCCAGAGCCGAGGTCTCTGCACTTCCAGCCCAGTTCCCCACGCCAGCCCTGATGGGCACGGAGTCTCTTTGTCCAAGACAGACAAAGGAAGACAGAGCCAGAATGAAGTCAACAACTTTTATTACAGCTCACATATTTCATAGAAAAAGGAATGTAGCGTCAGGTCCGGTTGTATGAAAAACGGTAAAATGCAGGTTCGTCCTGGTTGCTCTGTTGACACCCGGGGCAGGCTCTCCGCGACATCAGGCACAGCAGCTGCACTTGTCCGAGGCCCCTTTGCAGACGCAGCCCTGGGCACACTTGGCGCAGCCCACGgggcagcaggagcagcagcCTGGGGAAGCGAGGGCAGCGTGCGGTCGGACCACGCGTTGTCCGGAGCCACCCTTCCCAGCAGCAGGCCTGGCCCCAGCTGCCCTCAGGCCCAGACCCTGAGTTTAGGATGGTGTCCTCTGTCCTGAGATAATTGCTCTCAGACACTAGGTTCAGGTTGCCTGCCCCATCTGTGCCCAGGACAGGGCACAGAGCCTTGGAGAGACAGTGAGCAGGGCCTCTGGGGACAAGGAAAGCTAGCGCCCAGCACCGTCAGTGATGTGAGCAAAGTCCTCAGGATCAAAGTGGAGGCAAAGCCCTGACAGAGCAGCTCCCGCTCGGGATAGGGAAGCTCTGGGCTGCTTCGACAGGAAGGGGCTGCCCCAGGTCCGAGAAACCACACACGGTCACTAGTTCATGTCCCTAAAGTGCTTCAGTCCCTGAGAGGACTCAGAAGCGTGACTCGGGAGGCAGGAGGACTAGTTCTACTGACAGGTCTGAGGTTGTTTGTTAATGACCcgtctgggcctcagtctccctgtTCTCTAGTGCGTGCCTGGGTCTCAGTCATCTGGAAGGGGATTCCAGCTCTGATTGTGAATCCCTTCctggtgaggggtgggggggtgggggttacTGGAAAGTTTGGGCGTTACCGGGAAGTTTGGTCACTGTCCTGCTCCTGCCTGCTGAGCCCTGGGCTCCCTGCTCGCACTCAGCCCAGACCCCGCATTCCCAGAGAAGGCCCCGCACACTCACTCTTCTTGCAGGAGGTGCATCTGCAGGCTTTGCAGGTGCAGGAGCCAGCGCAGCTGCAGGAGCCGCCTGCCAGGAAGGGAAAGGCCCGCGGTGAGCAGGGAGAGGGATGCAGGAGCTACAGCAGACGGTCAGCAATGCCTCCCTGAGCCCTCCTCCTCTGTCAGGACCCAGCCCTGGGAGCTCGTGTCCACTCAGGCGGATAGAGAAGCCCCAGCTCCTCTCTTCTGGTCCAAGGAGAGTAGGTCCCCTCCTGATGGACTCCACAGGGAAGGTCCCAGGCTCCAGACCGAGCCCAGGCtgactggggctgggggccagggcccATGGCCTGAACCCGAAAGAGGCAATGTCCCCTCCTCCCATCAAGTCCTGGCAGCTCCGAGGCCTCCTCCAAACACTGGGTCCCGGTCTAGCAGTCCCctgaccagctgggtgacctcaaGAAGGACAGCCTGGAGCCTCCGTGCCCTCAGTGTTAACGGAGAGGCAAAGGGAGACTGACGTGCTCTCAGGAGCCTGGCTAGCAAGACAGCCCTGGCCCCGTGACAGGAGTCCTCCTGAGCTCCAACTCAAAACCCTCCCTTCTCGTCCTGTGCCTGGGAAGGGGGGCATCCGAAGGCTCAAAGCCAGGGTTCCCTTACCAGTGGGGCAGGAGCACTTGGGGTCCATCTGGAGGAGGAGTGAGGCCCGAGGTCCAAAGCAAGGGGCGAAGCGGCTTCACTGGTCCGGTGGGGGGCGTGTGGGAGCCAGGAGCCCGTGGGCTCAGTTATAGGCCGAGGAGGCGGCCCGGGcgcagaggccccgcccccgccttgCACCCGCCCCGCGGATCCGCGtccgcgcccgcgcccgcgctGCCGGCGGCGCCCTGGGCCGGGCTGTGAGCAACACGCGGGGCCGAGCGCACGATTCCACTTCGGTGCCGGCTGGAGCGGAGGAAGCGGGTGCCGTGCGGTAAGCGGTGTCCCAGCCCCCTGGCCGCCCCTTCGCAATGTGCCCGACGGGAGCAGCCCCCCTGTTGCCGGGTTGTGCAGGAATCCAGCTCCCGCGTCCTCCGGTCTTCCCCGCCCCAGGCCGCGCGCCGCCGGCCGCCGGCCTCCGGGTCGCCGTTTCCTGCAGCCTGAGAACAGCCCCCGCCTCCCGCTCGTGTCCCTGGCTTGGCCGGAGCCGGGGAGCGGTGTCAGAGACCGCAGGCGCATGTGACCCTCACCGCCGTTTCGCCCACCCCGTGTGTCCCCAGGCGTTGGCAGCCCCGGTCCCCACCACGGTCCTTCGGAAGCACTTTTCCGGTACCGTCTCCTGTAACCGCCCCGCGACGAACATTGCCTTCAGCCGCTAGTCGTCActtgtgttttcctttcctgGAGGGATCATGGCGCATTTCTCCGGGGGCTCCTTTGCCTAAACTTCCCAGGGGCGCTCCTCACCGTGGCCGGTCCACCCCACGCCTGGGTGGAGGTTCCCTAATCATGGGGTGCTCCCCAGGGAAGGCATCATTGTAGGCGATAGGCAGACCTGGCATGAAATAACAAAGCGAGACAAGTGGATAGTTCCCTTTGGGTAGTCCTGACGATTACACACCATGGAGTCCATGCCAAGCCTTGTTAATCACTTTTGCTCTTTGAATTGTCACACCAACCCGGAAGGGAGCTAGTAGTCAGGAGCCCGTTTCCCAAAGGCCAAACTACCTACAGTACGAGGAGGCTACAGTAAAGGCAGGCACACAGTGCTGGGGAGCGGTGCCCTGCTTCTGTGTTCTTGTGGCTTCGCAGCTGAAAGAGAGAGTCAGTGAGAAAGCTCCCCTTTGGCCCAGAGCTGTGTCTTCAGCCCGTCTCTACCGTGTCCAGCTCAATCCTGGGGGGGACCGAAGTGACAGAATAGGAATGTATTTATGCTTTTGTGGCTTCCTTCTGACTCTCTCCTTCAGTAGTGTTCAAGAGGTTTCTTTTGGTATAACATATTTCAGAAaatcactgaaaagaaaatggtaaggAAATCCTGATGCAGGTGACAGCAGAGATGGCAGGATCCTTCTGTATCTGTTAGGAGGACACCGACTGTCTTGCTCACGGCTTTCTATCTGTAGTGTCACTGGCTCTTTAGCGTGAAGGGAGGATAACCCCCTCCGGGGAAGTGGTCCCATGCTCACAGGGTTGATGAGGACGACCCAGAACACAGAGCTAAACACACCATCCTTGCTTGCGTGTCTGGAAGGAGAACAATGTCTCCTAGGCTAAtgataacaaataaataaataagtaggtgATATGATAGATTACTCCCTGAGTGCCCAGTATATTCTGACATTCTTTGCAAGTATTCAATTCTTTCATCCCGAGAGCCAGACACTATTTTTTTGCCCTTTAGAGCAGAGGagactgagccacagagaggttaTGTCCCATGGCTATATGTGGCACAGATGGGACTGGCCCTCCTGCAGGCTGACTGCAGTCCCCCGCCCAACCGGACACCATGTCATGCCATGAAAGGTGAGGACACTGAACACCTGGCCCAGAGGCAGCAGTGGGAAAGCACTGAGCAGCTGGCAGTCAGAACCCTCTGCACAGCTCTgtgacctctctgggcttcagcctcccacctctgcagccAGGAGCACAGCTGGACTGTCTCCGAAGACCCTTGCGGCCCTGAAAAAGGAGAGGCCGGATTCAGCCTCCAGTGATGTCATAACCGGCACCATGTGGCCGGGAGGTGAGACAGCTGTAGTGTAGGTTTAGTCCTTTGAGTCtaggctgtgtgcccttgggtaagttgcttaacctctctggaatTGGCACCGTCGCTCCAGACCATGCAGGTTCACTGAGTGTGTCCAAATGCTGTGGCGGTGACTCGTTCCATGGGGCTTGTTGGAGGAGATCCCCACGCCCTCTGGCACTGGATAAGCAAGGTTCCTGTCCATCTCTGCCCTCTCCATGGGCTTGCTTGCAAACCAGGGAGCCTTTCTCCAGGAGCTTGTTGGGAGCTAAAGGATTCTCCGTGCACAGATGTCAGTGTGGAGATAGCGATCATAAAGGACACCGTTCGGGAAGCCCGAGCTAGGAGCCAGGCCACTGTCTCGCTTATTCCCCCTCTTGGAAATTAATCTTTTCTATAGAAAGGAGGAAATGACATCTCAGAGAGTTATCAGTGACTTGCCAGGTCAGGAAGTGGCACGGTGGCTGTGAACCCGGGTGCCTGACACCAGCACCCACGCACGCAGCACGGGCCGGCTCCCGAAATGCCCTCTTCACACAGGGCACCTGTGGCCGATCTTGGTCCTGACTTCTGAGCCTcttgtctcctctttctcttgGGAGTGCCCATCAAATAGGAATTCCCGCCCCAGACCGCCAGGGGGCCCAGCACCTGAAATATATCACCTGTTCCCTCAGCACACACGTCTTGCTAATAAACACCACCAGGCCCTCCGCACTGCAGCACCACCATCACTCTGCAGCGGAACACGTGAAGTCCTCCTTCTGAAACCAAGTCTCCGGGAAACGGCTGGGAAATGCCCACCAAACAAATCCAAATCACTTTCGGGGTGTCAGGTAGCCAACGGGCTGGATTTTGAGGGAAGGGAAGATGTCAGGCTGATCTAGGGAGGCACTGGCGAAGATGCAGGGCCAAGCCCCTGCAGGGAGCTGTCAGGGGTGGCGAGTGTCCTGTCCGTAGCCCTGGGCGAGCCAAGACCGATGTTGCgtgtggggaggcagggggcagagCTGCTCCAGGCGTGTGTGGTCCACACAGTGGGGCATGTGTGAAGTGTTCCCGGGACTCCAGCACACACTTCAATGTATGTGCAGCATATGCGAGCCTCTAATTTTCAGAATTGCTCCTCCACGTGTTAAGGTGATTTTACGTGTTGAAGGGAAAAATGGGTTTCCCGTATCGtgtccttttacattttttcttagcGATTCTTTTTACTGACCAGGGTGAAAACTGTGGCAGAAAATACAAATAGGTCTTTCCAGGGTGTGTTAGACGCAAGCCCCGTGTAGAAGTCAAACAAGAGGGGTGTGGGATTCCATCCCCTCTGGGTGCTTTTCCAGGCTCTCATCACCGAGGACTGAGTTTGGCAGGGGCccccagagaaggaaaatgagaaacgG from Balaenoptera musculus isolate JJ_BM4_2016_0621 chromosome 19, mBalMus1.pri.v3, whole genome shotgun sequence includes:
- the LOC118884973 gene encoding metallothionein-1E yields the protein MDPKCSCPTGGSCSCAGSCTCKACRCTSCKKSCCSCCPVGCAKCAQGCVCKGASDKCSCCA